The genomic region TAATTTTTAGTGCAACAATTAAGAATTTTTTTTCCTTATTTGCTGTATCAAAAACCAAATCACAAGCTTCTGATAAAAAGCGAGCAGTTCTAGTAAGATTTGTAATATGAATACCTTTACGTTTTGCAGAGATATAAGGTGCCATTTTAGGATTCCATTTCCTAGTACCATGGCCAAAATGAACTCCGGCTTCCATCATCTCTTCTAAGTTAATAAAAATAGTCAATGATGGCCTTCCATGGATTCACCTATATAAGTCGCGGCTAAAGTTGCAAAAGTAAGAGCTTGAATACCACTCGTAAATAATCCAAGGAACATGATAGGGATAGGAACCACTAAAGGTACTAAAGAAACAAGAACAACAACTACTAATTCATCGGCTAATATATTTCCGATAAGTCAAAACTAAGTGATAGGGGCTTTATGAAATCTTCTAAGATGCTAATAGGTAAAAGAATTGGAGTTGGTTGAATATATTTACCAAAGTAACTTAATCCTTTTTTGCTAAGACCGGCATAGAAATAGGCCTTTGACATAAGTAAAGCCAAAGCAACAgtagtatttatttatatttatatttatacttatatactaaaagtggtggcGGTTTCCATCGTTTCAGTTATATCGAATTGTCGTTtttagtttgcgttcacattacaaacggtccctcaacttcggctatatttacacaacggcacctgaagtttacactttttcaggggtaaaaagtgcaaatatataattttattaaaataaaagaaactaatttcacccaaatttataacgggccctatcttctcgctcggtgcgagttaaatttttcggagaccaccgttcaactcaaaaatatcttacgaacccaacgggactaactatacgcgaaacgggcactttttaaaaaatgctaaacacaacgacaacccgtacctTTCtgttcgccacgagttaaatttttccgacagcacggTTACACttaaaaaaatttattgaacaaaacaaaactaactacgttcgaaatggatactttttaaaaaacgattaacacaacgacatccaaaacggcgcttaacacatgagccgtgttcccctctgtaaatacacaacgctacattaaatatgaatacgcaggccgaaagcccccgccgcaaggCGCGGGCCGGTCCGAACTAGTTTATATCATTGGTGGGTGCGGCTAACTCCCCATGAGGTAATTGTATGATTTTCTAAGGTAAAAGGGCGcatgaaaaattaaaaacaaaaataaatagaaGCATAGTTCCAATAAAAGGAACCCAAGGACCATATTCTTCTCCAATTTGAGTTTTACTCACATCTCGAATAAATTCAAGCACATATTCGAAGAAATTCTGACCGCCGATCGAAATAGTTTGTGGGTTCCGAACCGCTAAAGCGGCTAGCAATTACAACCCAAGAAGTAATAAATACTTGGTCGTGGACTTGGAAACCTCCCATTTTCCAATATATTGTTGGCCTACTTCCACACTGGATAGATCGTataactgatatcggctaaaaagtcacgtttttacccccgatatgaaGCCTAAAACTAAGAAAGATTAAaaatttatcatctaaataagcatttatttgcttcatttggtagaatatgtcattacgaaggctatgtttcaagaatcactaaaaacggatgaaaaacgaggaaaaatgagCAAAACCGGCAAAGATGAATAACTCGcgtttaaattaattattttataaattttggaaAATATTATTTGGTTGATCCTATGTTGTAGGATTCTTAATTACGAACGTGTGGGGTGCAAAAATCGCTTAAAACAGACAAGAACGAAGAAGttagagcaaaaatggtgaaacCCTGAAAACCTTCTAGAAGAACGGCTTGCCAGTCCAAAAAAACGGCCTGCCGAAGTATGGAAAACGGGTGACCTGATTGAAAATGGGTGACCAAGAAAACGAGTTGATTAAACGGCCCGCCATGAATTTAAACGACCTTCCAGAACGACCTGCCAGAAAAACGGGCCTATTAAACGGCCTGCCGCAATAAAAAACGGCCTGCCAGAGCAAAAAAACGGGTGACCATAGCTGATTAAAAATGGGCTGCCGAATGGCCAAAAAAGGGGCTGTCGAATGTATGTAAACTGATCGCCGAATTGCAAACTTGCTGCCGGTTAACTTATTTACGAAAATGCCATCAATtttgcttataaaaggagggcttcatttctcatttcaagacaccattttctttcacttctctctctaaatatctctctatagtcgctctctagtgttctataggagattagttctctctactttctctctctagattctagagagataaaagtacagagattaggaaatgtaattatctctctattgtcgctctctagtgatcaataggagattagtatgtagtttgtagtagaagctatcaagcattgtaacgctatggatattatgaagaaatacaagtgttattctgccaacattattcggtaatatctatagtttattttattaatttattataatattcttattcgatgtttgtgatttattaatattagaaatgcttgttgccatgatgtgtgagtaattacttgattgtttgccatgatttaataatgttagttagggatgattatcgtttcttactcgctttctgtctatgatattaaacttcgttattatcgtccttccaccaataaacgtgattaaaaccttttataaagtcgacaattataaggtaattaattatctgtgtttatacattggtcaaggtatgaacccatcaaaaatactataaagtacatggggaattatcataggaccagatcaagacactggtcaagagtataagactcgaggaaatacttttgcaacagtagagtacagtgttgatgtattaTAGGACCACTtgtgcatggtcaaggttagaagctatggaaccactataagtatagttcatggtggataactaagggatttattgggtagatctaAGTaatggctggtttaaatcataaatgggaatttaacgcactacaatacaaactaagtttataaatctttaaggatgactgagaatcaAAATAATATTGTTTAAAGTTCTTTTTTTGTCAAAGGGTAATATGAATGTTATATCATGTTCCATCAACACACTAAATGGGTTATTGATATGGCTAAAGCGTTCTTTAGAAATATTTTctcctttgagagcctcatcttgggctacacggatttggctattgagatttgtgtagatggtgatgtttaaggctcgaacacgaaggggTACCATTatttcctttctgctcaaggcatcggctactacattttcctttccgggatggtaacgaagttcacaatcgtaatcattcaatgtttcaatccaccgtcgttgtctcatattcagttgcttttgatcgaaaatgtgttggaagcttttgtggtcggtgaagatggtacttttggttctgaaaaaatagtgtctccacaatttgagtgcaaatacaatggctccaagttcgagatcgtgtgtcatgtagtttcgttcgtggattttcaattgtcgagaggcataagcaataactttctttcgttgcatcaatacacacccaaaaccatgtttcgaggcatcgcaatatacaataaaatgatcattgccttcgggaagggataagataggtgcggtggttaacttctgcttcagggtttggaatgccgactcttgttcggccgcccaaatgaatttcttccctttgtgagttaacgcggtcaaaggacgtgcaatcaaagagaaaccttcaatgaatctacgataataactGGCGAGGCCTAAAATTTgatgaatatgagtaggagtagtgggggtttcccacttgctaatggcttcaattttcacaggatcgactttaataccttgatcgcttacaacatgaccaaaaaattgaacttcctttatcCAAAatgcacacttggagaatttggcatagaggtgttcttgtctcaagagctcaagcactagacgaaggtgttgttcgtgttcttcttctcttttggaatagattaagatatcatctatgaatacgatgacgaatttgtctagatacggcttgcatacgcggttcataagatccataaacacagcaggtgcattattTAAACGGAATGGTATAACAAGAAActtataatgaccataacgagttcggaacgcagtcttggggacatcgccctccttcaccctcaactggtgataacctgaccgcaaatcaatcttggagtaaacgctttgagacgacccgtcctaatccataaggacgaatacaataacatatgattacattgtgaggcatttgacctctaaatgatatattttacaaacattgcattcgtttttaaaagtcaaaattTCATTTCAtccaaagttaacaggcatgcatgccacttcataatatccaactataaatgacctaatctgtcatttacttaa from Rutidosis leptorrhynchoides isolate AG116_Rl617_1_P2 chromosome 9, CSIRO_AGI_Rlap_v1, whole genome shotgun sequence harbors:
- the LOC139868730 gene encoding small ribosomal subunit protein uS2c-like, producing the protein MMEAGVHFGHGTRKWNPKMAPYISAKRKGIHITNLTRTARFLSEACDLVFDTANKEKKFLIVALKIKKLNYCIRIMARRWWYTIGLRTNEDLYTGALFLLFIFAVSLIRQESLNTQLI